A stretch of the Malus domestica chromosome 08, GDT2T_hap1 genome encodes the following:
- the LOC103441126 gene encoding BRI1 kinase inhibitor 1-like codes for MATHQLEKTKEIALDTLSRHEEERLKQLPKTAPASPPSSSSSPSHEFSFTISLHTSSSSTSNPNHQSKSKTSTTPPSFAIDLSPADEIFFHGHLLPLQFLSHLPVSPRSSTNSLDSFTLPLKELVEDQKPTRETATTNAENCIRNRNILNKKNNSCSSIDKRIPRQGSKHETRGRTKPKSFSIFGLPRWRKDCENSEKEENNKEMKNKRKVRFDVSHILKRYVRMVRPLLLFRGRREKGQFRRQPYSFSGNLSMLNKHELRGRRGQFSAPASMRTSPTNSGHLVATAATNVPCSSSDSTMEELQAAIQAAIAHCKNSIATEEKPKC; via the coding sequence ATGGCCACCCATCAGCtggaaaaaaccaaagaaattGCTCTAGACACCCTCAGCAGGCATGAAGAAGAAAGGTTAAAACAGTTACCAAAAACTGCCCCTGCCTCACCACCTTCATCTTCCTCCTCCCCCTCCCATGAATTCTCCTTCACAATCTCTCTCcacacttcttcttcttccacgtCAAACCCTAATCaccaatccaaatccaaaaccagcACCACCCCACCTTCTTTCGCCATTGATTTGTCCCCCGCAGATGAAATATTCTTCCACGGCCACCTCCTCCCCCTCCAGTTTCTCTCCCATCTCCCCGTCTCTCCTCGCTCCTCCACCAACTCCCTCGACAGCTTCACCCTCCCCCTCAAAGAGCTGGTAGAAGATCAAAAACCAACCAGAGAAACCGCCACAACCAATGCCGAAAACTGCATTCGAAACCGAAACATCCTAAACAAGAAGAACAACAGCTGCAGCAGCATCGACAAGAGAATCCCACGTCAGGGAAGCAAACACGAGACCAGGggaagaacaaagcccaagtccTTTTCGATTTTCGGGCTTCCCAGATGGCGAAAAGATTGTGAAAATAGCGAAAAGGAGGAGAACAACAAGGAGATGAAGAACAAGAGGAAGGTGAGGTTTGACGTGAGTCACATACTGAAGAGGTACGTGAGAATGGTGAGGCCGCTGTTGTTGTttagagggaggagagagaagggacAGTTCCGGCGGCAGCCCTATTCATTTTCGGGGAATTTGAGCATGTTAAACAAACATGAGTTGAGAGGAAGGAGGGGACAGTTTTCGGCGCCGGCGTCAATGAGGACATCTCCGACGAATAGTGGGCATCTTGTTGCAACTGCAGCTACTAATGTTCCTTGTTCTTCAAGTGACAGCACCATGGAAGAGTTGCAAGCTGCAATTCAAGCTGCAATTGCTCATTGCAAGAACTCCATTGCCACAGAAGAGAAGCCCAAATGTTGA